The following proteins come from a genomic window of Proteiniphilum propionicum:
- the kdsA gene encoding 3-deoxy-8-phosphooctulonate synthase, which produces MDFSYLESGNFFLLAGPCVIESEDMALRIAEKIKVITEKLGIPYVFKGSYRKANRSRVDSFTGIGDEKALKILGKVRDTFGIPVVTDIHESSEAEMAAGYVDMLQIPAFLCRQTELLVAAAKTGKVVNIKKGQFLSPDAMRFAAQKVSDCGNQKVILTERGTTFGYGDLVVDFRGIPTMKEFGFPVVMDVTHSLQQPNQVSGVTGGQPQLIETIAKAAIAVGADGLFIETHPDPENAGSDGANMLPLNLLEDLLVKLTRIRGVL; this is translated from the coding sequence ATGGATTTTTCCTATTTAGAATCAGGGAATTTTTTTCTGCTTGCCGGGCCTTGCGTCATTGAATCTGAAGATATGGCATTGAGGATAGCGGAAAAAATTAAAGTGATCACCGAAAAATTAGGCATTCCATATGTCTTTAAAGGTTCATATCGCAAAGCGAACCGTTCGAGAGTTGACTCCTTTACAGGGATAGGTGATGAAAAAGCGTTGAAAATATTGGGCAAGGTGCGCGACACTTTCGGCATTCCGGTTGTTACTGATATCCATGAGAGCTCTGAAGCCGAGATGGCTGCGGGCTACGTTGATATGCTGCAGATACCGGCTTTCCTTTGTCGCCAGACCGAACTGCTTGTTGCCGCAGCAAAGACGGGGAAGGTGGTTAACATTAAAAAGGGCCAGTTCCTTTCACCCGATGCAATGCGGTTTGCTGCGCAGAAGGTGAGTGACTGCGGTAACCAAAAGGTGATACTCACGGAGCGGGGCACCACTTTCGGATATGGAGATCTGGTGGTCGATTTTCGTGGAATACCCACTATGAAAGAGTTTGGTTTTCCCGTTGTGATGGATGTGACACACAGCCTGCAACAGCCTAACCAGGTATCGGGTGTGACGGGCGGGCAGCCTCAGTTGATAGAAACCATTGCAAAAGCGGCAATAGCAGTGGGTGCCGACGGTTTATTTATTGAAACGCATCCTGATCCTGAAAATGCCGGGTCGGATGGAGCAAATATGCTTCCGCTAAACCTTCTGGAAGATCTTCTGGTAAAATTAACCAGGATTCGCGGCGTATTATGA
- a CDS encoding Maf-like protein: MKLTSYRIILASNSPRRRELLSGIDVQYELRSLPGIDEAYPDTLPHEEVAEFLARRKASACLPELRDDELIITADTVVLLNGMILGKPADKEDAKRMLRLLSGETHRVVTGVCLTSAVKQVAFSDVAHVTFGVLSDEEIDYYVSAYNPMDKAGAYGVQEWIGYIAVERIQGSYFNVMGLPVFKVYRELKNF, translated from the coding sequence ATGAAGTTGACCAGTTACAGAATTATTTTGGCTTCCAACTCACCGCGACGCAGGGAGTTGCTTTCCGGTATCGACGTTCAGTATGAACTTCGCTCATTACCCGGTATCGACGAAGCATACCCCGATACACTTCCCCATGAAGAGGTCGCAGAGTTCCTCGCACGGAGAAAAGCATCTGCTTGTCTTCCGGAGTTAAGAGATGATGAGCTGATTATCACAGCAGACACTGTTGTGTTGCTCAATGGCATGATACTTGGGAAACCGGCTGATAAAGAAGATGCAAAACGTATGCTTCGCCTCCTTTCAGGAGAGACTCACCGAGTGGTAACAGGTGTCTGTCTCACCTCTGCTGTGAAACAGGTCGCTTTTTCCGATGTAGCACATGTAACATTCGGGGTGTTGAGCGACGAAGAGATTGATTATTATGTATCAGCTTACAATCCAATGGATAAGGCAGGCGCATACGGTGTGCAGGAGTGGATAGGCTACATTGCTGTAGAGCGCATTCAGGGATCATATTTTAATGTAATGGGTTTACCGGTTTTTAAGGTTTACAGGGAGCTTAAGAACTTCTGA
- a CDS encoding aspartate kinase — translation MLTVEKIGGTSMSQFQDVLQNIIIGNRKSDQLYNRIFVVSAYNNVTNWLLEHKKTGEPGIYNKFLNGEDYSSALDSFCQRLLLINDGFADYGLDLKEARDFIRFRVDQAKTVLYSLGKVLASGYVNRTDIYLAAREILASIGEAHSGWNSVNMLNNNGINARFIDLCGFNDNEPLTIDKRIHKEFSGIDFSNVLCIATGYTKGTEGIMRAFDRGYSEVTFSKIAVEVKAEEAVIHKEYHLSSADPKIVGVENSIPVGHTNYIIADQLADIGMEAIHPKAAKPLELAGINIRIKNTFDPDHPGTLISRDYISPEPRVEIVSGSRKVTAIEIHDPMMVGEVGFDGRIMQYFVKYGVSYILKSTNANSITMVVWENEKSNELIKVLNDVFYQVTAKPSAIVCVMGSNIAMPGFLYRAAKALYENGINIESFAQSLMQVNMQFVIAREQYEDAVISLNRELCKMDR, via the coding sequence ATGCTTACAGTAGAAAAAATAGGGGGTACCTCAATGTCCCAGTTTCAGGACGTATTGCAGAATATTATCATAGGGAACCGAAAGAGCGATCAGCTATATAACCGGATTTTCGTGGTTTCGGCTTACAACAACGTGACCAACTGGCTGCTGGAACATAAGAAAACAGGTGAGCCGGGTATCTATAATAAATTCCTTAACGGGGAAGATTACAGTAGCGCACTGGACTCATTTTGCCAGCGTCTTCTACTTATAAACGACGGGTTTGCCGATTATGGTCTGGACCTGAAAGAGGCAAGAGACTTTATCCGGTTTCGTGTTGATCAGGCCAAGACTGTTTTGTACAGCCTTGGAAAGGTGTTGGCATCGGGATATGTAAACCGTACCGATATCTATCTTGCTGCCCGCGAAATACTGGCATCCATCGGGGAGGCCCATTCGGGATGGAACTCCGTAAATATGCTTAACAACAACGGCATTAATGCACGGTTTATCGATCTTTGCGGCTTTAACGACAATGAGCCTTTAACAATTGACAAGCGAATACACAAGGAGTTCAGTGGAATTGACTTTAGCAATGTGCTGTGTATCGCAACCGGCTATACCAAGGGCACAGAAGGTATCATGCGCGCCTTTGACAGAGGTTACAGCGAGGTTACTTTCAGCAAGATTGCCGTTGAGGTGAAAGCCGAAGAGGCAGTTATTCACAAGGAGTACCACCTCTCGAGTGCCGATCCCAAGATTGTGGGTGTGGAGAACAGTATCCCTGTTGGCCATACTAATTACATAATTGCTGATCAGCTGGCTGATATCGGTATGGAGGCTATTCATCCCAAAGCGGCTAAACCTCTCGAGTTGGCCGGGATCAATATTCGAATAAAGAACACATTCGATCCCGATCATCCCGGTACTCTTATTTCCCGTGATTATATTTCGCCCGAACCGCGAGTGGAGATAGTATCAGGGTCGCGCAAGGTGACTGCAATAGAGATACACGACCCTATGATGGTGGGAGAAGTAGGTTTTGACGGGCGAATTATGCAGTATTTCGTGAAGTATGGGGTGAGCTACATTCTTAAATCGACCAATGCAAACTCAATAACCATGGTTGTATGGGAGAACGAAAAAAGCAACGAACTAATTAAGGTTTTAAATGATGTGTTTTATCAGGTAACCGCAAAACCTTCTGCCATTGTCTGTGTAATGGGAAGCAATATTGCAATGCCCGGTTTTTTGTACAGAGCAGCAAAAGCACTATATGAGAATGGTATTAATATAGAGAGTTTTGCCCAATCGCTTATGCAGGTCAATATGCAGTTCGTAATTGCACGCGAGCAATATGAGGATGCTGTAATTTCGCTGAACAGAGAGCTATGTAAGATGGACAGATAG